A region of Mesorhizobium sp. M3A.F.Ca.ET.080.04.2.1 DNA encodes the following proteins:
- a CDS encoding twin-arginine translocase TatA/TatE family subunit, whose amino-acid sequence MGSLSIWHWLIVLVIVLLLFGRGKLPELMGDMAKGIKSFKKGMADDDTAEDKRTVEHRADETVSPGKEKVSKS is encoded by the coding sequence ATGGGTTCACTATCGATATGGCACTGGCTGATCGTGCTGGTCATCGTGCTGCTGCTGTTCGGCCGCGGCAAGCTGCCGGAGCTGATGGGCGACATGGCCAAGGGCATCAAGAGCTTCAAGAAGGGCATGGCCGACGACGACACCGCCGAGGACAAGCGTACCGTCGAGCATCGCGCCGACGAGACCGTTTCGCCGGGCAAGGAAAAGGTCAGCAAAAGCTGA
- the tatB gene encoding Sec-independent protein translocase protein TatB: MFEVGWTEMLVIAVVMIVVVGPKDLPNMLRTFGRTTSKLRAMAADFQKQFNEALKEAELDDVKKSVDTLRGLNPATEIRKQLNPFEQAAADVRAGVDTMMKPKPAADPAQEAAATPEAAEPLKNGATEMPGINGAEVTPATPTFPVMTDASVTAPVSEIAKPAEPAKKAATSKAKTAPGVAKATTAKAPVAAASAKASPAAKAATPAKKAAPKAEPKAVATVRKPAVKKPSDAKKTAGAAK; this comes from the coding sequence ATGTTTGAAGTCGGCTGGACCGAAATGCTGGTGATCGCGGTCGTCATGATCGTGGTCGTCGGGCCTAAGGATTTGCCCAACATGCTGCGCACCTTCGGCCGCACGACGTCGAAGTTGCGCGCCATGGCCGCCGATTTCCAGAAGCAGTTCAACGAGGCTTTGAAAGAAGCCGAACTCGACGACGTCAAGAAGTCGGTGGACACGTTGAGAGGCCTCAACCCGGCGACTGAGATCCGCAAGCAGCTCAATCCGTTCGAGCAGGCCGCGGCGGATGTTCGCGCCGGCGTCGACACGATGATGAAGCCCAAGCCCGCCGCGGATCCGGCACAGGAGGCCGCGGCGACGCCGGAAGCTGCGGAGCCGCTCAAGAACGGCGCGACCGAAATGCCCGGTATCAACGGAGCTGAGGTGACGCCGGCCACGCCAACCTTCCCGGTCATGACAGACGCTTCGGTGACCGCGCCGGTTTCGGAAATCGCCAAGCCCGCGGAGCCGGCCAAAAAGGCGGCGACATCCAAGGCGAAGACAGCTCCCGGCGTGGCGAAAGCGACAACGGCCAAGGCGCCGGTCGCGGCCGCCTCTGCAAAGGCCTCGCCGGCGGCAAAGGCTGCAACGCCAGCCAAGAAGGCAGCGCCCAAAGCAGAGCCCAAAGCGGTGGCCACGGTCAGGAAGCCAGCCGTGAAAAAGCCCTCTGATGCCAAGAAGACGGCGGGAGCCGCCAAGTGA
- the tatC gene encoding twin-arginine translocase subunit TatC, which yields MSVSDQERDEIEKSSAPLIEHLIELRRRLIWSLGGFFIAFLACFFFAKRLFNLLVIPFKWATQWAGLDPHKVELIYTAPQEFFFTQVKLAMFGGMVIAFPLIATQIYKFIAPGLYKNERSAFLPFLIASPILFLMGASLVYFFFTPMVMWFFLAMQQVGTNDQVQISLLPKVSEYLSLIMTLIFSFGLVFQLPVVTSLLTRVGLLSSRGLAEKRKWAIVIAFVVAAVLTPPDPMSQIGLAIPTILLYEVAIFSSRLIERNQERDRLARERKESASTVADKAPDASSS from the coding sequence GTGAGCGTTTCGGATCAGGAAAGAGATGAGATCGAGAAGTCCTCGGCGCCGCTGATCGAGCATCTCATCGAGCTGCGCCGCCGGCTGATCTGGTCACTCGGCGGCTTTTTCATCGCCTTTCTCGCGTGCTTCTTCTTCGCCAAGCGGCTCTTCAACCTACTGGTCATACCCTTCAAATGGGCGACACAATGGGCCGGGCTCGATCCGCATAAGGTCGAGCTGATCTACACCGCGCCGCAGGAGTTCTTCTTCACCCAGGTGAAGCTCGCCATGTTCGGCGGCATGGTCATCGCGTTCCCGCTGATCGCCACCCAAATCTACAAATTCATCGCGCCAGGCCTCTACAAGAATGAGCGCAGCGCCTTCCTGCCGTTCCTGATCGCATCGCCCATCTTGTTCCTGATGGGCGCCTCGCTGGTCTATTTCTTCTTCACCCCGATGGTGATGTGGTTCTTCCTCGCCATGCAGCAGGTCGGCACCAACGACCAGGTGCAGATTTCGCTGCTGCCGAAAGTGTCGGAATATCTCAGCCTGATCATGACGCTGATCTTCTCCTTCGGCCTGGTGTTCCAGCTGCCGGTAGTGACCAGCCTGCTGACGCGTGTCGGCCTGCTGTCGTCGAGGGGACTGGCGGAAAAGCGCAAATGGGCGATCGTCATCGCCTTCGTCGTCGCCGCGGTGCTGACCCCGCCCGATCCCATGAGCCAGATCGGCCTCGCGATTCCGACCATCCTGCTCTACGAGGTCGCCATCTTCTCCTCGCGCCTAATCGAGCGCAACCAGGAGCGCGACCGCTTGGCGCGTGAGCGGAAAGAGAGCGCAAGCACGGTCGCCGACAAGGCGCCGGACGCGTCCTCGAGCTGA
- the serS gene encoding serine--tRNA ligase, translated as MLDIKWIRDNPKALVEALVKRSWSAGEAQSTVDELIARDEARRAHLSELQVKQERRNAASKEIGNAMRSGDAALAEKLKAEVSEIKAFIQNGEARERELDKALNDGLAVLPNVPLDDVPVGKDEHDNVVKRIVGEVPPRPNWVKEHFEIGEALGMMDFERAAKLSGSRFTVLKSQLARMERALGQFMLDLHTAEHGYEEIQPPLMVRDEVLFGTNQLPKFELDLFFTPHGDGRLGLIPTAEVPLTNLVREEITAHERLPLRYTALTPCFRSEAGSAGRDTRGMLRQHQFYKVELVSITDQESSLAEHERMTQCAEEVLKRLRLPFRTVTLCTGDMGFGARKTYDIEVWLPGQNAYREISSCSVCGDFQARRMDARYKDKDGKGNRFVHTLNGSGTAVGRALIAVIENYQNEDGSVTIPEALRPYMGGLAKIESK; from the coding sequence ATGCTTGATATCAAATGGATTCGCGACAACCCGAAGGCTCTGGTCGAAGCGCTCGTGAAGCGCTCGTGGTCGGCCGGTGAGGCGCAGTCCACCGTCGACGAGCTGATCGCCAGGGACGAAGCGCGGCGTGCGCATCTGAGCGAATTGCAGGTCAAGCAGGAGCGTCGCAACGCCGCCTCGAAAGAGATCGGCAACGCGATGCGATCGGGCGATGCGGCGCTTGCAGAAAAGTTGAAGGCCGAAGTCAGCGAGATCAAGGCATTCATCCAGAATGGCGAGGCACGCGAGCGCGAGCTCGACAAGGCGCTGAACGACGGGCTAGCGGTGCTGCCCAACGTACCGCTCGACGACGTTCCCGTCGGCAAGGACGAGCACGACAATGTCGTCAAGCGCATCGTCGGCGAGGTGCCGCCGCGCCCGAACTGGGTGAAGGAGCATTTCGAGATCGGCGAAGCTCTCGGCATGATGGATTTCGAGCGGGCGGCGAAGCTATCCGGCTCGCGCTTCACGGTGCTGAAGAGTCAGCTCGCCCGCATGGAGCGCGCGCTCGGCCAGTTCATGCTCGACCTGCACACCGCCGAGCATGGGTATGAGGAAATCCAGCCGCCGCTGATGGTACGCGACGAGGTGCTTTTCGGCACCAACCAGCTGCCGAAGTTCGAACTGGACCTCTTCTTTACCCCGCATGGGGACGGGCGCCTGGGACTTATTCCGACGGCCGAAGTGCCGCTCACCAACCTCGTGCGCGAGGAGATCACGGCGCACGAAAGGCTGCCGCTGCGCTACACCGCGCTGACGCCATGCTTCCGCTCGGAGGCGGGCTCGGCGGGGCGCGACACGCGCGGCATGCTGCGTCAGCACCAGTTCTATAAGGTCGAGCTGGTCTCGATCACCGACCAGGAGAGCTCGCTTGCCGAGCACGAGCGCATGACCCAATGCGCCGAAGAGGTGCTAAAGCGGCTCCGCCTGCCGTTCCGCACGGTGACGCTCTGCACCGGCGACATGGGGTTCGGCGCACGCAAGACCTACGACATCGAGGTCTGGCTGCCGGGTCAGAACGCCTATCGCGAGATCTCGTCCTGCTCGGTGTGCGGCGACTTCCAGGCCCGGCGCATGGATGCCCGCTACAAGGACAAGGACGGCAAGGGCAACCGCTTCGTGCATACGCTCAACGGCTCGGGCACTGCGGTCGGCCGCGCGCTTATCGCGGTCATCGAAAACTACCAAAACGAGGACGGCAGCGTAACCATTCCTGAAGCGCTTCGGCCTTACATGGGTGGTCTCGCGAAGATCGAATCCAAATGA
- the surE gene encoding 5'/3'-nucleotidase SurE codes for MRILLTNDDGIHAEGLASLERIARTLSDDVWVVAPEQDQSGYAHSLSISEPLRLRKIGEKHYAVRGTPTDCVIMGAKKILPGPPDLILSGVNSGANIADDVTYSGTVAGAMEGALLGVRSIAVSQAYSYVGEDRVVPYETTEALAPALLKKLIATPLPEGVLLNVNFPNCAPDEIEGTVVTSQGKLVHSLWVEERRDGRGLPYYWLRFGREPVEGKKGTDLHAMRNRLVSVTPLQLDLTAHELRDQLTKALS; via the coding sequence ATGCGCATCCTGCTGACCAATGATGACGGCATCCATGCCGAAGGGCTGGCGTCGCTGGAGCGCATCGCCCGGACGCTGTCGGATGACGTCTGGGTGGTGGCACCGGAGCAGGACCAGTCCGGCTACGCCCATTCACTGTCGATCTCGGAGCCGCTCAGGCTGAGGAAGATCGGCGAAAAGCACTATGCCGTGCGCGGCACGCCGACCGACTGCGTCATCATGGGCGCGAAGAAGATACTGCCCGGGCCGCCGGATCTCATCCTGTCGGGCGTCAATTCCGGCGCCAACATCGCCGACGACGTCACTTATTCGGGCACCGTCGCGGGCGCCATGGAAGGCGCGCTGCTCGGCGTGCGCTCCATCGCCGTCAGCCAGGCTTATTCCTACGTCGGCGAGGACCGCGTTGTCCCCTACGAGACGACCGAAGCGCTGGCGCCGGCACTGCTGAAGAAGCTGATTGCGACGCCGTTGCCGGAAGGGGTGCTGCTCAACGTCAATTTTCCGAACTGCGCGCCCGACGAGATCGAAGGGACGGTCGTCACCTCGCAAGGCAAGCTGGTGCACAGCCTGTGGGTCGAAGAGCGGCGCGACGGGCGTGGCTTGCCTTATTACTGGCTGCGCTTCGGCCGCGAGCCGGTCGAAGGCAAGAAAGGCACCGACCTTCACGCGATGCGCAATCGGCTGGTGTCGGTGACGCCGCTGCAGCTTGACCTCACCGCCCATGAACTCCGCGACCAGCTGACCAAGGCGCTCTCATGA
- a CDS encoding protein-L-isoaspartate(D-aspartate) O-methyltransferase, whose translation MNMALDDREGFAAFLLRLRGRGTAPKPLVAAFEATPRRGFLSAQFHSIAWSEGMLPIDCGEAIEGADLQAAVLAALAIEPGNRVLEIGTGSGYTAAVMSRLAARVVTIDRYKTLTEQAKQRFEALGISNAIARQADGSNGLANEGPFDRILAWAAFDSLPRFLLDQLSSGGIVIAPIGPEEGEQVLAKLTKVGSRFEREDIGMVRLQPILRSVAAVI comes from the coding sequence ATGAACATGGCCCTCGACGACCGCGAAGGATTTGCTGCTTTCCTGCTTCGCCTGCGCGGCCGGGGCACTGCGCCGAAGCCGCTGGTCGCCGCTTTCGAGGCGACGCCGCGGCGCGGCTTCCTGTCTGCGCAGTTCCATTCGATCGCCTGGTCGGAAGGCATGCTGCCGATCGACTGCGGCGAGGCGATCGAGGGCGCGGACCTGCAGGCGGCGGTGCTCGCGGCGCTGGCCATCGAGCCGGGAAACCGCGTGCTCGAGATCGGCACCGGATCGGGCTACACCGCTGCCGTGATGTCGCGGCTGGCCGCCCGCGTCGTCACCATCGACCGCTACAAGACCCTGACCGAACAGGCAAAGCAGCGCTTCGAGGCGCTGGGCATCAGCAACGCCATCGCGCGCCAGGCAGATGGCTCCAACGGCCTGGCCAATGAAGGGCCGTTCGACCGCATCCTCGCCTGGGCTGCTTTCGACAGCCTGCCGCGCTTTCTGCTCGACCAGTTGTCGAGCGGCGGCATCGTCATCGCGCCGATCGGCCCGGAAGAGGGCGAGCAGGTGCTGGCCAAGCTGACCAAGGTCGGCAGCCGTTTCGAACGCGAGGACATCGGCATGGTCAGGCTGCAGCCGATATTGCGAAGCGTCGCCGCGGTGATTTAG
- a CDS encoding peptidoglycan DD-metalloendopeptidase family protein, translating to MQFNVLKANGRNLARGCAVLVIAGAAAGCSSQAMRFNGVDDVFTSSTNNQRAIIDKQNVDQPYPGDTVAPAPVDGSHTQSVSRSSLEPVTAQQLPPPSAPAAAPAKPMRTASAPTLAPAAPRVDKTTTGTVAPKPFKTAAPDAVRNASAASHATEIVVREGETISGLARQYHVPADAIVKVNGLDAKKGLRIGQKIVIPAYAYSRKGEPRVADAAKPANTPKPAGAPEKVAVLPQQPKLKDGKSAAQVDASAAASGSKNAKPAPQLADAKPAGAGGTYTVQQGDSLSSIARKTGVDVAALKQANGMENGLLKIGQTLKVPAGGTVAMAAAKPAATTGAKPAVDPVTTATTPPPAKTTPSETLASYTPPKKDKVIQQAEDDDAVAPDATGIGKMRWPVRGRVISGFGAGKDGVDIAVPEGTPIKAAENGVVIYAGDGLKEFGNTVLVRHENGLVTVYGHASSIEVQRGQKVKRGQEIAVSGMSGTTDSPKLHFEVRKNSAPVDPSTYLE from the coding sequence ATGCAATTCAATGTTTTGAAGGCAAACGGACGGAATCTGGCGCGTGGCTGCGCCGTCCTCGTGATCGCCGGCGCCGCCGCCGGCTGCAGTTCCCAGGCCATGCGCTTCAACGGCGTCGACGACGTTTTCACCTCATCGACCAACAATCAGCGCGCCATCATCGACAAGCAAAATGTCGATCAGCCCTATCCGGGCGACACGGTCGCGCCGGCCCCCGTCGACGGCAGCCACACACAGTCGGTGAGTCGCTCGAGCCTCGAGCCGGTTACGGCACAGCAGTTGCCGCCACCCTCGGCGCCGGCCGCAGCGCCCGCCAAGCCGATGCGCACCGCCTCGGCGCCGACGCTCGCTCCTGCCGCGCCGCGTGTCGACAAGACGACCACCGGCACCGTCGCGCCGAAGCCGTTCAAGACCGCCGCCCCCGACGCCGTACGCAACGCAAGTGCGGCTTCGCACGCGACCGAGATTGTCGTCAGGGAAGGCGAGACCATTTCCGGTTTGGCGCGGCAATATCATGTACCGGCCGATGCGATCGTCAAGGTGAATGGCCTGGACGCCAAAAAGGGGCTGAGAATCGGTCAGAAGATCGTCATCCCCGCCTATGCCTATTCGAGAAAAGGTGAGCCCAGGGTTGCCGACGCCGCCAAGCCCGCCAACACGCCGAAGCCTGCCGGCGCGCCGGAGAAGGTCGCTGTGCTGCCGCAGCAGCCGAAGCTCAAGGATGGCAAGTCGGCTGCGCAGGTCGATGCATCCGCTGCGGCCAGCGGCTCGAAGAATGCCAAGCCCGCGCCACAGCTGGCCGACGCCAAGCCGGCCGGAGCCGGCGGCACCTATACCGTCCAGCAGGGCGACTCGCTGTCTTCGATCGCCCGCAAGACCGGTGTCGACGTCGCGGCGCTGAAGCAGGCCAACGGCATGGAGAACGGCCTGCTGAAGATCGGCCAGACCCTGAAAGTTCCTGCCGGAGGCACCGTCGCGATGGCCGCCGCCAAGCCGGCCGCGACGACCGGCGCGAAGCCGGCTGTCGATCCGGTGACGACGGCGACCACGCCGCCGCCGGCAAAGACCACGCCGTCTGAAACGCTCGCCTCCTACACACCGCCGAAAAAGGACAAGGTCATCCAGCAGGCCGAGGACGACGATGCCGTGGCGCCGGACGCGACCGGCATCGGCAAGATGCGCTGGCCGGTTCGGGGCCGCGTCATCTCCGGCTTCGGCGCCGGCAAAGACGGCGTCGACATCGCAGTGCCAGAGGGAACGCCGATCAAGGCGGCTGAGAACGGGGTGGTCATCTATGCCGGCGACGGTCTGAAGGAATTCGGCAACACCGTCCTGGTGCGCCACGAGAACGGCCTGGTCACCGTCTATGGTCATGCCAGCTCGATCGAGGTGCAGCGCGGCCAAAAGGTCAAGCGCGGCCAGGAGATCGCGGTTTCGGGCATGAGCGGCACGACGGACTCGCCGAAGCTGCACTTCGAGGTGCGCAAGAATTCGGCCCCGGTCGACCCATCGACCTATCTCGAATAG
- a CDS encoding ATP-binding protein, with the protein MTDSLDALNKKLERLIEAVSRLAAPPVPQTDLGAADCFVWQADPGYLEPVRKVNRVDIGLIRGVDRVRDILLDNTQRFASGYAANNVLLWGARGMGKSSLVKAVHAAVNASDKLDRALKLIEIHREDIDTLPKLMSLLKAAPYRFILFCDDLSFDHDDTSYKSLKAALEGGVEGRPANVIFYATSNRRHLLPRDMIDNERSTAINPSEAVEEKVSLSDRFGLWLGFHKCSQDEYLDMIDGYVRYHGLTVHPETLRAEALEWATTRGSRSGRVAWQFTQDLAGRLGKALKD; encoded by the coding sequence ATGACCGACAGCCTGGACGCCCTGAACAAGAAGCTGGAACGCTTGATCGAGGCAGTCTCCCGTCTTGCCGCTCCGCCTGTGCCGCAGACCGACCTCGGCGCGGCCGACTGCTTCGTCTGGCAGGCCGATCCCGGCTACCTGGAGCCGGTCCGCAAGGTCAATCGGGTCGACATTGGCCTGATCCGCGGCGTCGACCGGGTCCGCGACATCCTGCTCGACAACACCCAACGCTTCGCCTCCGGCTATGCGGCAAACAACGTGCTGCTGTGGGGTGCGCGCGGCATGGGCAAGTCGTCGCTGGTCAAGGCCGTGCACGCGGCAGTCAATGCCTCCGACAAGCTCGACCGCGCGCTCAAGCTGATCGAGATCCATCGCGAGGACATCGATACGCTGCCGAAGCTGATGAGCCTGCTGAAGGCCGCGCCCTATCGTTTCATCCTGTTTTGCGACGACCTCTCCTTTGATCATGACGACACCTCCTACAAATCGCTGAAGGCGGCGCTCGAAGGTGGCGTCGAGGGGCGGCCGGCCAATGTCATCTTCTACGCCACGTCGAACCGGCGGCACCTGTTGCCGCGCGACATGATCGACAATGAGCGCTCGACCGCCATCAACCCGTCGGAAGCGGTGGAGGAAAAGGTTTCGCTCTCCGACCGCTTTGGCCTGTGGCTGGGCTTCCACAAATGCTCGCAGGACGAATATCTGGACATGATCGACGGCTATGTCCGCTATCACGGCCTGACCGTCCACCCCGAAACGTTGCGCGCCGAGGCGCTCGAGTGGGCGACGACGCGCGGCAGCCGCTCAGGCCGTGTCGCCTGGCAGTTCACGCAGGACCTGGCGGGACGACTCGGCAAGGCGCTCAAGGACTAG
- the yajC gene encoding preprotein translocase subunit YajC gives MFVTPAYAQGVGTSPDMFVSILPFVLIFVIMYFLIIRPQRTQLKKRQEMLAAVRRGDTVVTGGGFVGKVTKVIDDNELEIDLGGGTKVTALRSTLTDVRVKGEPVANQNAKK, from the coding sequence ATGTTCGTCACACCGGCATACGCCCAGGGCGTTGGCACCTCGCCAGACATGTTCGTCAGCATTTTGCCGTTTGTCCTGATTTTCGTGATCATGTATTTTCTGATCATCCGGCCGCAGCGCACGCAGCTGAAGAAGCGCCAGGAGATGCTGGCTGCGGTGCGCCGCGGCGATACGGTGGTGACCGGCGGCGGCTTCGTCGGCAAGGTGACCAAGGTGATCGACGACAATGAGCTGGAGATCGACCTTGGCGGTGGAACCAAGGTGACGGCGCTGCGCTCGACGCTCACGGACGTGCGCGTCAAGGGCGAGCCGGTGGCGAACCAGAACGCGAAGAAGTAA
- the secDF gene encoding protein translocase subunit SecDF → MLYFSRLKMILIWLAVAITVILAAPNLFPASTLAQLPSWVPKRQMTLGLDLQGGSHILLQMDQNDLIKDQLETTRDEIRTLLREAKIQYTGLSGTGRTVQVRINDQSQLDAAKAALKPITNPVNASLFTGGSVQSMALDDSEPGLLRFTVTDAGLKYRTSTALSQAIEVVERRVNALGTTEPIVQRQGDDRILVQVPGLQNPQRLKDIIGQTAKLTFQMVDTSVPVQDAMKGRPPAGDSILYSQDDPPVPYLVENRVIVSGEDLSQATPTYNSQTNEPVVSFTFNSRGATRFGQATQQNVGKPFAIVLDNQVISAPVIREPILGGTGQISGNFTAESANDLAVLLRAGALPAKLTIIEERTVGPGLGQDSIHAGKIAGVIGSILVVAFMFVAYGFLGFLANVALAVHVAMIVALLSLLGATLTLPGIAGIVLTIGMAVDSNVLIYERIREERRNGRSVIQSIDTGFSKALATIVDSNVTSLIATVVLFWLGTGPVKGFAITYAIGILTTVFTAFTFTRMLVSIWLRRARPKELPRAPVTFIPPGTRIPFMGIRRWTFALSSLLSVLSVVGFLTIDINYGIDFRGGSIIEVQSKQGDADLGDIRSRLSELNIGEIQVQQFGAPNDVLIRVGTQDAGENAEQTVIDKVRGELQDQYDFRRVEVVGPTVSGELAKQGTIAMLIALVGILLYVWFRFEWQFAVGAIIATIHDVVMTIGFFVITGLEFNQSSLAAILTIIGYSLNDTIVVYDRVREDLRKYKKMPLPQLLNNAINETLSRTTLTSVTTILALLALVLFGGEVIRSFTLAMLFGVVFGTYSSIFIAAPLLILFKLRPQAASAEGDKPVNGKAVAT, encoded by the coding sequence ATGCTTTATTTCTCGCGCCTGAAGATGATCCTGATCTGGCTCGCCGTGGCCATAACAGTGATCCTCGCCGCGCCCAACCTGTTCCCGGCAAGCACGCTGGCGCAGCTGCCGAGCTGGGTGCCGAAGCGGCAGATGACGCTCGGCCTCGACCTTCAGGGCGGTTCGCACATCCTGCTCCAGATGGATCAGAACGACTTGATCAAAGATCAGCTGGAGACGACGCGCGACGAGATCAGGACCCTGCTGCGCGAAGCCAAGATCCAATATACCGGGCTTTCCGGCACCGGGCGCACCGTGCAGGTGCGCATCAACGACCAGAGCCAGCTCGATGCGGCCAAAGCTGCGCTGAAACCGATTACAAATCCGGTAAATGCCAGCCTATTCACCGGCGGTTCCGTTCAATCGATGGCACTGGATGATTCAGAGCCGGGGCTGTTGAGATTTACCGTTACGGATGCCGGTCTCAAGTACCGGACCTCGACGGCTTTGTCGCAGGCAATCGAAGTTGTCGAACGGCGCGTCAATGCGCTGGGTACTACCGAGCCGATCGTGCAGCGGCAGGGCGACGACCGCATCCTTGTCCAGGTGCCCGGTCTCCAGAACCCTCAGCGGCTTAAAGACATTATCGGCCAGACCGCCAAGCTGACGTTCCAAATGGTCGATACCTCGGTGCCGGTCCAGGATGCCATGAAAGGCCGGCCGCCGGCGGGCGATTCCATCCTGTATTCCCAGGACGATCCTCCAGTTCCCTATTTGGTGGAGAACCGCGTCATCGTGTCGGGCGAAGACCTGTCGCAGGCGACGCCGACTTATAATTCGCAAACAAACGAGCCGGTGGTTTCGTTCACATTCAATTCGCGGGGCGCCACCCGGTTCGGTCAAGCGACCCAGCAGAATGTCGGTAAACCTTTCGCCATCGTCCTCGACAATCAGGTCATTTCGGCGCCCGTCATCCGTGAGCCTATTCTCGGCGGCACGGGGCAGATTTCCGGCAACTTCACAGCAGAGAGCGCCAACGATCTCGCCGTGCTGCTGCGCGCCGGCGCCTTGCCGGCAAAGCTCACCATCATTGAAGAGCGCACGGTGGGTCCGGGCCTCGGCCAGGACTCCATCCACGCCGGCAAGATCGCGGGCGTGATCGGGTCGATCCTGGTCGTCGCCTTCATGTTCGTCGCTTACGGCTTCCTCGGTTTCCTCGCCAATGTGGCCTTGGCGGTGCACGTCGCGATGATCGTGGCGCTGCTGTCGCTGCTGGGAGCGACGCTCACCTTGCCCGGCATCGCCGGCATCGTGCTCACCATCGGCATGGCGGTCGACTCCAACGTTCTGATCTATGAACGCATCCGCGAGGAGCGGCGAAACGGCCGCTCAGTCATCCAATCGATCGACACCGGCTTCTCCAAGGCGCTGGCAACCATCGTCGATTCCAACGTCACCTCGCTGATCGCGACGGTGGTGCTGTTCTGGCTGGGCACCGGTCCGGTCAAGGGCTTCGCCATCACCTACGCGATTGGCATCCTGACCACTGTGTTCACCGCCTTCACCTTCACGCGCATGCTGGTGTCCATTTGGCTGCGTCGGGCTCGTCCGAAGGAATTGCCGCGCGCGCCGGTCACTTTCATTCCGCCGGGCACCAGGATTCCCTTCATGGGTATCCGACGCTGGACATTTGCTTTGTCCAGCCTGTTGTCGGTCCTGTCGGTCGTCGGGTTCCTGACCATCGACATCAACTACGGCATCGACTTCAGGGGCGGTTCGATAATCGAAGTGCAGTCCAAGCAGGGCGACGCCGATCTCGGCGATATCCGCAGCAGGCTGTCGGAACTCAACATCGGCGAAATCCAGGTACAGCAGTTCGGCGCGCCGAACGACGTGCTGATCCGGGTCGGCACGCAGGACGCCGGCGAGAACGCCGAGCAGACCGTCATCGACAAGGTGAGGGGCGAGCTCCAGGACCAGTACGACTTCCGCCGTGTCGAGGTGGTGGGGCCGACGGTTTCCGGAGAGCTCGCCAAACAGGGCACGATCGCCATGCTGATCGCGCTGGTCGGCATCCTGCTCTATGTCTGGTTCCGCTTCGAATGGCAGTTCGCGGTGGGCGCCATCATTGCGACGATCCACGACGTGGTGATGACGATCGGCTTCTTCGTCATAACAGGGCTGGAATTCAACCAGTCTTCATTGGCGGCGATCCTCACCATCATCGGCTATTCGCTGAACGACACCATCGTCGTCTATGACCGCGTCCGCGAGGACCTGCGCAAATACAAGAAGATGCCGCTGCCGCAGCTGTTGAACAACGCCATCAACGAGACGCTGTCGAGAACGACGCTGACGTCGGTGACCACGATCCTGGCGCTGCTGGCGCTCGTGCTGTTCGGCGGCGAGGTGATCCGATCCTTCACGCTGGCGATGCTGTTCGGCGTGGTGTTCGGCACCTATTCGTCGATCTTCATCGCCGCGCCGCTGCTGATCCTGTTCAAGTTGCGGCCGCAGGCCGCGAGCGCCGAAGGGGATAAGCCGGTGAACGGCAAGGCCGTGGCGACCTGA
- a CDS encoding Mth938-like domain-containing protein, whose translation MVKGIIIREAHFPGKAPIEAYGNGGFRFADMSHRGSLLCLPSGIHGWEPADPLALKASDFDKLFAQADRIEILLVGTGKDLRPLPAALRAALKQAGISADPMSTGAAVRTYNVLLAEDRAVAAALIAVD comes from the coding sequence ATGGTCAAAGGCATCATCATTCGCGAGGCGCATTTCCCGGGCAAGGCGCCGATCGAGGCTTATGGCAATGGCGGCTTCCGCTTTGCCGACATGTCGCATCGCGGCTCGCTTCTGTGCCTACCGTCCGGCATCCATGGCTGGGAGCCGGCCGATCCGCTGGCGCTGAAGGCGTCGGACTTCGACAAGCTTTTCGCCCAGGCCGACAGGATAGAGATCCTGCTGGTCGGCACCGGCAAGGATCTTCGGCCCTTGCCTGCCGCGTTGCGCGCAGCACTCAAGCAGGCGGGCATCTCGGCCGACCCGATGTCGACGGGAGCGGCCGTGCGGACCTACAACGTGCTGCTGGCCGAGGACCGTGCCGTGGCTGCAGCATTGATCGCCGTCGATTGA